In Aspergillus luchuensis IFO 4308 DNA, chromosome 1, nearly complete sequence, the following are encoded in one genomic region:
- a CDS encoding uncharacterized protein (COG:P;~EggNog:ENOG410PFW2;~InterPro:IPR018303,IPR023298,IPR023299,IPR001757, IPR036412,IPR006534,IPR008250;~PFAM:PF00122,PF00702;~TransMembrane:9 (o33-52i224-245o265-292i623-644o650-672i684-704o724-740i752-772o801-825i);~go_component: GO:0016021 - integral component of membrane [Evidence IEA];~go_function: GO:0000166 - nucleotide binding [Evidence IEA];~go_function: GO:0008553 - proton-exporting ATPase activity, phosphorylative mechanism [Evidence IEA];~go_process: GO:0120029 - proton export across plasma membrane [Evidence IEA]), with translation MVRQSTLRRHWDTSNNATVMELAVLLAAGLRDWIDFGVIIGILMLNAIVGWYQEKQAADVVASLKGDIAMKAIVIRDGQEQEILARELVTGDIIVLEEGTVVPADIRLICDYDKPENFETYKEYLATVGDDTLKEKEDEDDEDGGIEARAGVSLVAVDQSAITGESLAVDKYMADTCYYTTGCKRGKAYAIVTATARHSFVGKTAALVQGAQDQGHFKAVMDNIGTTLLVLVMFWILAAWIGGFYRHLKIATPENEDRNLLHYTLILLIIGVPVGLPVVTTTTLAVGAAYLAEQKAIVQKLTAIESLAGVDILCSDKTGTLTANQLSIREPYVNEGVDVNWMMAVAAIASNHNIKNLDPIDKVTIMTLRRYPKAREILARNWVTEKYTPFDPVSKRITTICTCDGVRYVCAKGAPKAILNMSQCSEEEADKFREKAAEFARRGFRSLGVAVQKEGEPWQLLGMYPMFDPPREDTAHTIAEAQHLGLSVKMLTGDALAIAKETCKMLALSTKVYDSERLIHGGLAGSAQHDLVEKADGFAEVFPEHKYQVVEMLQQRGHLTAMTGDGVNDAPSLKKADCGIAVEGSTEAAQAAADIVFLAPGLSTIVDAIKLARQIFQRMKAYIQYRIALCLHLEVYLVTSMIIIDETIRADLIVFIALFADLATIAIAYDNAHYEQRPVEWQLPKIWVISVILGVLLAAATWIIRASLFLTNGGIIQNFGSPQEILFLEVALTENWLIFVTRGGKTWPSWQLVGAIFVVDVLSTLFCVFGWLSGDYLQTHPVDRADFSVNGDVDIVTVVVIWGYSIGVTIIIAVVYYLLSSIPFLDNLGRKTRSRADTKIENLLGHLSKLAIEHEVDAHGKSRYMLGARAEVEEDE, from the exons ATGGTAAGGCAATCGACTCTGAGAAGACATTGGGATACCTCTAACAATGCTACAGTTATGGAATTGGCTgtccttcttgctgctggtctTCGTGACTGGATCGATTTCGGTGTCATCATTGGTATTCTTATGCTTAACGCTATCGTCGGTTGGTACCAGGAGAAGCAGGCTGCCGACGTTGTCGCTTCCCTCAAGGGTGATATTGCTATGAAGGCCATCGTCATTCGTGATGGTCAGGAACAGGAAATTCTTGCCCGTGAACTGGTTACTGGTGATATT ATCGTCCTCGAGGAAGGTACCGTCGTTCCCGCCGATATTCGCCTGATCTGTGACTACGACAAGCCCGAGAACTTCGAGACCTACAAGGAGTACCTCGCCACCGTTGGTGACGACACCCttaaggagaaggaggatgaggacgacgaggatggtggCATTGAGGCCCGTGCCGGTGTCTCCCTTGTTGCCGTTGACCAGTCCGCCATCACTGGTGAATCTCTCGCTGTCGACAAGTACATGGCTGACACTTGCTACTACACCACTGGTTGCAAGCGTGGTAAGGCCTACGCTATTGTCACTGCCACCGCCCGCCACTCTTTCGTCGGTAAGACTGCTGCTCTCGTCCAGGGTGCCCAGGACCAGGGTCACTTCAAGGCTGTCATGGACAACATCGGTACCACCCTGCTCGTCCTTGTCATGTTCTGGATTCTCGCTGCCTGGATCGGTGGTTTCTACCGTCACCTCAAGATCGCTACTCCCGAGAACGAGGACCGCAACTTGCTCCACTACACCCTGATTCTCCTGATCATTGGTGTCCCCGTCGGTCTTCCCGTCgtcactaccaccaccctcgcTGTCGGTGCTGCCTACTTGGCTGAGCAGAAGGCTATCGTCCAGAAGCTCACTGCCATTGAGTCCCTTGCTGGTGTCGACATTCTCTGCTCTGACAAGACTGGTACCCTTACTGCCAACCAGCTTTCCATCCGTGAGCCCTACGTCAACGAGGGTGTTGATGTTAACtggatgatggctgttgCTGCCATTGCCTCCAACCACAACATCAAGAACCTCGACCCCATCGACAAGGTCACCATCATGACCCTCCGTCGCTACCCCAAGGCCCGTGAGATCCTCGCCCGCAACTGGGTCACCGAGAAGTACACTCCTTTCGACCCCGTCTCCAAGCGTATCACCACCATCTGTACCTGCGATGGTGTCCGCTACGTCTGCGCCAAGGGTGCCCCCAAGGCTATCCTCAACATGTCCCAGTGCtctgaggaggaggccgaCAAGTTCCGTGAGAAGGCTGCTGAGTTCGCTCGTCGTGGTTTCCGTTCCCTCGGTGTTGCCGTCCAGAAGGAGGGTGAGCCCTGGCAACTGCTGGGCATGTACCCCATGTTCGACCCCCCTCGTGAGGATACCGCCCACACCATCGCTGAGGCCCAGCACCTTGGTCTGTCCGTCAAGATGTTGACTGGTGATGCTCTTGCCATTGCCAAGGAAACCTGCAAGATGCTTGCTCTCTCTACCAAGGTTTACGACTCCGAGCGTCTGATCCACGGTGGTCTTGCTGGCTCTGCTCAGCACGACCTCGTTGAGAAGGCTGACGGTTTCGCTGAGGTCTTCCCCGAGCACAAGTACCAGGTCGTCGAGATGCTCCAGCAGCGTGGTCACTTGACTGCCATGACTGGTGACGGTGTCAACGATGCTCCCTCTCTCAAGAAGGCTGACTGTGGTATCGCTGTCGAGGGTTCCACTGAGGCTGCCCAGGCTGCCGCCGATATTGTCTTCCTTGCCCCCGGTCTGTCCACCATCGTCGATGCTATCAAGCTCGCCCGTCAGATTTTCCAGCGTATGAAGGCCTACATTCAGTACCGTATTGCTCTGTGTCTCCACCTTGAGGTCTACCTTGTCACCtccatgatcatcattgaCGAGACCATCCGTGCCGATCTGATTGTCTTCATTGCCCTGTTCGCTGACTTGGCCACCATCGCCATTGCCTACGACAACGCCCACTACGAACAGCGCCCCGTCGAGTGGCAGCTGCCTAAGATCTGGGTTATCTCCGTCATCCTCGGTGTCCTTCTGGCTGCCGCTACCTGGATCATCCGtgcctccctcttcctcaccaacgGTGGTATCATCCAGAACTTCGGTTCTCCCCAGGaaatcctcttccttgaggTTGCCCTTACCGAGAACTggctcatcttcgtcacccGTGGTGGTAAGACCTGGCCCTCTTGGCAGCTGGTTGGCGCCATCTTCGTTGTCGATGTGCTCTCCACCCTGTTCTGTGTCTTCGGCTGGCTCTCCGGCGACTACCTCCAGACCCACCCCGTTGACCGTGCCGACTTCTCCGTCAACGGTGATGTCGACATTGTCACCGTCGTTGTCATCTGGGGTTACTCCATTGGtgtcaccatcatcatcgctgtGGTGTACTACCTTCTTTCCAGCATCCCCTTCCTTGACAACCTTGGTCGCAAGACCCGCTCCCGCGCCGACACCAAGATCGAGAACCTGCTTGGCCACCTGTCCAAGCTGGCCATCGAGCACGAGGTCGACGCCCACGGCAAGAGCCGCTACATGCTGGGTGCTCGCGCCGAggtcgaagaggatgagtAA